The sequence below is a genomic window from Paroedura picta isolate Pp20150507F chromosome 12, Ppicta_v3.0, whole genome shotgun sequence.
GCTGAAGAGTCATGGCAGAGGGGCTTGTGTGTCTTCCAGATGCCAAAGCTGCtgaggaggaagacgaggaggaggaagaggagggcaccTTCAGCTCTCCTCTCATCTTCTGGCTGCAGCAAGAGCGGAAGAGGAAGGAGATCCTTGCTGAGAGGAAGCCAAAGAAAGGGCTGATCTTTGAGATCTCGAGTGACGATGGCTTTCAGATCTGCTCTGAAAGTATTGAAGGTGGGAATGGGGCCAGGGCCTTAAGGGCCCTCCAGTTTTAGGAGGCCCTAGCATGCAAGTGTGCCTCTGGGCGTacgaaaggagggaaaggggagctGTTGTGTAGCACGTCACTCCTAGTTGTCTTTCTCTTCCATTTCAGATGCCTGGAAGTCTTTAACAGACAAAGTCCAAGAGGCCCGCTCCAATGCCCGGCTGAAGCAGCTTTCCTTCACAGGTAGCAGCCATagcggttggggagggggggctgagggtGCTCCCCTTCGCAAAGGCTCAGATGCATTTCTTGCACCAGTGCTCTTGCTTCCTCCTCTCATTTTGTCACAGAACTTGTGGTGTTCCAGGAGGTGGCACATCCAAGTAGAGACCGAGGTCATCCTTTCCTCTTGGCACATCCTGTGCATGCTCAGGGGAGGGACTTTTGTCTTGTGGGGGCTGATCAGTTTTGAACACCTCCACtgacggggctgtgttgtgccaGAGCTCCACTGACCCTAAGGCCAGGCACTGCCCCCGCCCTGCACAAGTCTGCCTTAGGCACCTGGGCCTGGCCCCATGCTGCTCAAGCCACAGATCTGCTTTGGCTCAGTCTGGGCAGCTGCAGTCGCCCTGTGTTGGCACCAGGTGTGTTCCTTGTAGGTGTGAGTGGGCTCAGAATGCTGGGCATCCTCCACGATGCCGTCGTCTTCCTGATCGAGCAGCTCGCTGGAGCAAAGCATTGCCACAACTACAAGTTCCGGTTCCATAAACCAGAGGAAGCCAAGGAGCCCCCCTTGAACCCTCATGGCTGTGCCAGGGCAGAGGTGCACCGAAGGCAAGTGACAGCTTCCTCTAGAGTGGCCCTGAGACAAAACACATTGCCGCCACTGCTATGGTCCTTCAAGAGGATATGTGCCCAAACTTGTGAGCATGGAGATCACCCATCCCAGGCAGCCCCAGGGGAGGAAGGCCTGAAAGAAGTGGCATTGGCTTTAGGTTCAGTCAGAGCCCTGAAAGTTGATACAGGAGGTCAGGAGCTCTGAGGTGACAACCACTTAGAGGGTGTAGGGGGGGGTGGCTCCCGGGGGATCTGGGTGCCCTAATGCAGTGGGTCAGTCGGTCCATGGGTCAGTCGGTAcctggccgcggctcctcctcgctctcctccccagctgctgcctcaggggctgccctgccactctgccaccagctcacctttggtgctctccagcggttgccatggctggggctccccctcggcatggcactgcgcagcggttgttggcagcgccccccagtgggcagcgggaagtcgggtaccggcgggaaagcaagcagagcaggggctcaggcggcggcgtccctcagcaaaagactacccccctcccaggcctcagtaaaattgtcaagcgttgaccggttcttggtgataaaaaggttggggaccactgccctaatgcttcTCTCTTCTGAACTTCAGGAAGTCTGCCTTTGACATGTTTAATTTCCTGGCTTCCAAACACCGCCAGCCACCGGAATACAACCCCAatgatgaggaggaagaggaagtgcaGCTGAAGTCTGCCCGGTACACGAGAGGCGAGGGGGTGGCAGGAGTTAGAGGGACTTCCCTTAGGGCTTGCCAACAGGCTTGGAGAACAGAACTCCTCCCGAGGACTTTTGTGCTGTGGGATGGTTTGCCGAGCATGCAGGTGTGGGGCGGACATAGGCTGACAGGGCTCAAGTGGCCCAGGGCTTGCCCAGCCACAGCGGGTGGAGCCCTCATTGCCCtgctggagaagcctctgaggcCGCCTCTTGCTCCCCAGGAGGGCCACCAGCATGGACCTTCCGATGCCTATGCGGTTCCGGCACTTGAAGAAGACCTCCAAGGAGGCTGTGGGTGTCTACAGGTAGGTAGGAGGTTTTCTGGAGGAAAGGCTGGCAGAtgagggggatgggggtgggccaGAAAGAGTCTAGACTGCAGCTGCCCGGTTGGGTgctcatggcgggggggggggggggggggggtccagaagaAGCACTGCCATTTCCAAGAGCCTGCGTGGGAGGCAGTGGGATGAAATCTCTCCAGGGCTTGGGCTGAGGACGGTTGTGACCCTTGATGCTGCCGGGGGTCCCTTGCGCTCTCTTgccaggtctcccatccacggtAGAGGCTTGTTCTGCAAAAGAAACATTGACGCGGGAGAGATGGTCATTGAGTACGCTGGCAACGTGATCCGCTCCATTCTGACCGACAAGCGTGAGAAATACTATGACGGCAAGGTGAGCTTGGGAAAAGGAGCTTctctggcaggggatgggaggctGAGGGGTCAGGTGGGCTGTGGCACGGAGTTGGGCTGGACTTTGCAGGCGGTCAACCCGACTCTCAGGGCACGCCTCTGGACAGCCATGGTGCCTCCCTGGATGAACAAGCTGTGCCTGTTGAAGGtgccctggtgtgtgtgtggggggggggggctcttctgggggtcaaACATGGCAGCTTGCTGATTCTTTGGTCATCCTGCATATAACATGGCATCGCTTTGGGGCTCAGATGGTTCACTTGCATCAAAACAGCCATAATGCAGGAAGGGTGCTCTGGCACCTTGGGCACCCAGTGCTTTGGGATCCCTTGGGAAGGcgcatttggggagaggagatggCCTTTCATTGCAGCAGCTCTTACGTGTTGGCAGGCTGGCTGTGCCCGGCAGTGGTGTAACCGGCCTTGTCTCTCTGCTTCTGGCTCAGGGCATTGGCTGCTACATGTTCCGCATAGACGACTGTGAGGTGGTAGACGCCACCATGCACGGAAATGCTGCCCGCTTCATCAACCACTCATGTGAGCCCAACTGTTACTCCCGTGTCATCAACATCGATGGGCAGAAGCACATTGTCATCTTTGCCGTGCGCAAGATCTACCGTGGCGAGGAGCTCACCTACGACTACAAGTTCCCCATCGAGGACGCCAGCAACAAGCTTCCCTGCAACTGTGGCGCCAAGAAATGCCGCAGGTTCCTCAACTGAACCTGCCAGGCTGCTGGGGCCCTTGCCTGGGGCTCACTGAGCCTGGCTGCCTGGCAGGGGTCCCCCTCCAGGGTTCCTCCCAAGAAGAGAGAGTGCTGGGGCTAGGTCTTGGGCAGGGCATGGACTTGGCCCTCCTGAGAGGCAGAGCCAGGGCCCTTGTGGATATGCTGAGTGCCTGCTGGGAGTCTCTCCTGGACCACGCCCCGgctgtgtttggggggaggggtcagctgtTGCTCTGTTTTGGTGGGCCTGTTTGGGGCTTTGCCCTGAAGTGGCATCTGCTGTTGAGCAGTGGTAGAAGATGCTGCTGCTGGCAAGTGTTGCTGCAGGGATCAGGGCAGTGTCTCTCTGCCTTCCACAGCAGAGGACCTGGCTTCAGCTGCAGCCTTCAGCAGCCCAGGATGTTTTTGAGCTAGTTCTGGGCAGGTCTTCCCATGGGCTCCAAACGGATCAGGAAGGCAGGTGGTGAAGATCCCTTGGATGGGGCGAGGAAGGGCTCTGCCCCCTTTGAGAGCTAAGTAGCAGCATCTTCCTTTCTGCTCCTGTCTCCACTTTCAGTTACCACCTCTTGGATTGTGTCATTGGATTTTACTTGGTTCTGTTTACAGTTTTAGTATTTAAGGTTttgtaaatgtaaataattttgtatatttttctaTGAGAAGCACTTCATCTGGAAGAGCACTTATGAGACTATTTTTTCAACTGTGGCGTCCTCATTTACAGGAAATCTGTTTTTGGCTGGAGCTAGAGGGTCTCAGGACGCAGCTGGCCAAGGGCTCTGTGGAAACCTTTCTGCAGGGGAGTGGAGGAATTTTCCAGTGGTTCATTCTCTCCTAGAATCTTTGGCTGGACCTTGAAGGATTCTGTCTGGTGACACATGGGGAGGGAGAAGATTCCTGCCACCCCACCTTCAAGACAGAGAGCTCCGAGCTGCTGCCTGCCAGGGCTGAGATTCCCTCTGCCCTCTCTGGAAGTATCCAGCCTTGGTCTACTCCCACCAGGGCAAGGCTCAGACATCGAGCAGGGCTGAAGGGCCTCTCGCACTATTCTTTTGCCAGGCCAACAAGCACACTCCCTGCCCTCTGCCCCTGTTTTATCCCTCAGGCCGTTGACCTAGAGGGGGCTGCTCAGTGCCACTCCAGCCTACTCTGGAGTTTCACACTTGCTGTCTGTCTGCTCCTCATTGGAGGACAATGCCAGCGAGGGGATCCTCTGCCCTTCCTCTTGAttgcccaggcaggaggggaggggaggggaggggaggggagggaggctgcccCCCTTCCTATGGCCTTGATGATGCACTGAGAAAGGTGCCTGCGGACCTGTGgaaagggagagccagcttgctggcccttactgctgctgctgcatatGTCCCGGTTGCCATgagtggcagccaccatggccagTCAACTGCTAGCTGAGGAAGCCGTGTGCTTGGGGGTAGGTCTCAGGCCCTCCGGCTGGCTTGGTTTCTTTGCGCCAGGGGAGAGCCGGGGGCAGGGGGTCCCCTCCACACAGCTGTCCGGCAAGATGAATGTATATTTCTAAGGACTGATGGAGATCATGATACCTGAGAATACGAAGACTCAAACTTTTaaggtgtttatttttttaaaggaaaagcggGTCATAGCAAAGGGCTGGGTCgaatcttcccttcccctccctcctcagccaCAAAGCAATACTGGGGTCTTCTGACAGATGTCCTTTGTGCAGAATCATGTCCTGTGCCCCTGACTGCTGGTCCATCCCCCACCCAAACCCCTGCAAGGTTTTATAACTATATAAATAGGGTATATATAGGAACTACTATTGTAATGCACCGTGTCTTGCAGCCTGGCTTTGAATTCTCTTTAACACTATAGAGCAAGGTTGTGTTGCAGTTGCTCAAAAGGGCAGAAGTCAAGTAAACCAagggtctggggggtgggggggcagcttCCATGGCTGCACCTGCTGCAGGGGAGGGTCCTTGGCTAGGCATTCTCCTGGCTTTTCCGTGTGAGCAGTCAATGCGTGTACAACTTGTTTCTCTCTTCCTCCGTGGACTCCTTCCTCGTTGgggtgccgctgctgctgccgtaCCCCACGCTTTCCTGGTATCCGAACCAGATCCTGCTGCTTTGCCTCTTGGCCGAGAACCGTCCTCGTGGTGGTGTTCCTTTGAGTCCGTGTCAGTAGCGCATCAGTGTTTTGGGCCGTGCAGATACCGTCTGCAAACTCTGGATTCTGTTCCAAACAAAATGCAACTTAAGTCAAAACAAtcttcagttctgttttccttttcttcttgtgttcttccAAACTGTttggccttttttttctttcaaaagagGAAATGTGTCTCTAGTGCATCAGTGTTAATTCCCTGCCATTCCAGGGATGAAGGAAGTTCTTTCAATGGTTCAAGAAATGACTGAATGTAAAAAATAAGTGTATATAGTTGTAAAAAAAAGGAGtttttaaacatgtttatttTCTATGCACTTTTTTATTTAAGTGATAGTTTAATTAATAAACATGTCAAGTTTATTGCTTCAGAGGATGACAGCGTTTCCATTATTGATTGGGGTGCTgaaggtccccccctcccccatgctcgTGTGCCCAGCGCTGCTGGAAAGGGCCCCTCCAGGAGGCACGACTTCAGCATGCCTCTCCCTTGTCCTCCCTGGACTGGGGTGGGTGTGGTCAtgggtgcctgcctgcctgctctccGTAGGAGAAGGGTGGAAGGGAGCTAAAGAAAGAGCTACCCCCCTCTCTCATTTCCAGAGTGGTGTccccccactaccaccaccatgAGGCAGCCTTTTTCCCCCAGCTTCTTTGGGGGGTGCTTCCTCCACTCTCTGGGCCTGGTGAGAGGGAAGAGATTGTTTTGCTGTAGACTATTTTGGTGCTCCTCATCCAAAGTAAAACACTGTAAAAATAAATCATAAACTTTAAAACCTAGCTAGAACTGTAAAGTTCTCTGCAGCACTACTAGACTTAAATCTTGTTGTTCTACTCTACGGCTACCCTCTGGAATGATTTCTTCCCATGTGTAAACCTTATGTCCCAGCCAAAGATCACTAACATTTATCTTCTAAGATCAGTATTCCATGCAATCTTATTATTCTCAAAGTGAGTAACTATAACAACTTTAATCTTATAACCCAgtggtattcaacctgtggtccttcagatgtccatggactacgattcccatgagcccctgccagcattttctggcatgggctcatgggacttgtagtccatggacatctggaggaccacaggttgtctacccctgttaTAACCCATCCTTCCCTGTAGGCTCAGGGCAGGCAACATCAAAATTCTATAGTACATTCAAATTATCGCAATACAATCCAATAAATGtagtttaagttttaaaattaaattaatgtttaaaagccaTCTCTTCATTTTAGTTAAAAGCCTTGGGGTGGGCAGGTCAGTATTTGGCAGATTTCTTTAAGATGGTCCTCCATTTCAGGTAGAGGGGCTGACATATTGTTGGCATTAATTTCCTGGCTTCAATCCAAATGTATATGTAAATTGAAGCAGAAACAAAAGTACATATAATTCCTTATCCTATCTAAAGGTTAACTATAATGTCTGAAATTTTCCCTAAAACACTTTCTGAAAGATTCAACCCCCATCTGAAAGATCCAAGGGTGGTTTTTGGGGGGGTATCTTTTATGTAGGCCTAATGAcatgaaacgctagagggcgtcaccccaagggtcagacatgactcagtgcttgcacagaggatacctttacctttaatgacacAAAACTCACatgactctcccctccccttctgagcgtAGCAGGTGAGCACGGCTGTTAGTGTAGAAGACACTGTCCATAGAAAGAGATGGATCAAAACTCTGAACTGTAACATCACCTCATGCAGACATTTTTGTGGGCATCACTCCATCTCCTCAGTTTCCTCCAAGGCTAAGGCATCAAATACGCAGCTGAGAAAGTAAAACGTGTACATGTTTTGCAAATTCGAGAGAGCAAATGGACTGTctgcctctaaggcagtggtcccaaacctttatcaccggggaccggtcaacgcttgacaattttactgaggggggggggagtaatcttttgccgagggacgtcgccgccacctgagcccctgctctgcttgctttcccacctgcgcccctgacttcccgctgcccactggggggcgctgccagcagcagctgtacagtgccacgccaaggaggagccccagccacagtggccgccagagagcaccaaaggtgagccagcagcagagtggcagcgcagcccctgaggcagcagcgagggaggaggagccgcagcacaataccgactgatctacggaccggtcacGGTCTCcacaccgggggttggggaccactgctctaagggaccaTCAGCAGGTGATTTGATTTGTTTTTATGATTGCCACAGACAAAATGAAGGACTTTTGACATCAGCTTGCTTGGATGTCCTTCCCTTGCCACACTGAAAAGGAACTTGTGAGCCTGAGGTGGTCGGTCTGCAGGAAAGGAGGCCCTCTTGGGCTCACCTGGCCTCCCCAGCTGTGCTCACCTTCCAGGTGTTCTGCCATTCTCTTATGTATCTGGAATGCCATTTTCCGCCTGTTCTTGTATGCATTATATTGTGCTCTATTCTGCCTACACACTACCCAGCAATATCGTCTGGGAGTTATTGTTTCTTTTCCCAAGCTTTTCCCCCCCAGCAAATTTCAAAGTTATGAGCCCCGACGTGTTGTCAGTAGACAGTTATGGATAAGCTTCTGAattgaagggggaggggcagaaataACAACCTGTTTCCTATctgcatggttaagagcggcagcttctaatctggtgagccaggtttgattccctgctcctcctccacatacaaccagtcCTGGTGaaagtgttctgaccaagcagtaatatcagggctctttcagccccacccacctcatgaGGAGTCTGTCGTtttaaggggaaaggaaagcgctttgagactcctttgggtagaaaaaagcagcatataaaatacCAGTTCTTCTACTTCCAGGGGTCCCAAGAGAGGATATGTCACCCAAGCCTGTCCCTCCACCCAAACGAATGCCCTAAGCCCCTtggtctgaccccccccccccaatcatggcGTCTGCGGTTGTTGGTCCCCCAAAGGAGGCCATCGTGTCTTGTTGGGACCTGTGTGAgctccagctgagccaggggTTGGTCCGCACAGACAGGGTCCCAGTCCAGAGGGCCCTTGCCCTTGCTTTTCTCTGCTTCTGCCTTCATCCCCAGGCTTCCTTTCCATGGGTCACACATTTGCCTGAACGCTTTCATTTACCGTGATGTTTTTGGTGCTTAGTCATCTTTGCAGAAAACTGAGGCTGCTCTCGTTCTTCCCAACTAAGTTACCTTCCGTTTTATAGTTCAGACCCTCCCACCATAAACATAATCAATGTGACATTTAATTAATCTgtatcccaccttcctccccaatggggcattcttctctccttctcctccccacagtggcctgtgacgtaggtgaggcggGGAGTGTTCAACTGGCCCACCTGTACCCAGTGAAGctggctgcctctgaacatggaggttcctttttGTCACTATTGGTGAGGAGCCCTGGTTGAACCACCACCCCCCATTGGTGGAATCCCCCTTCCATGCCCTCCCTGCATCCTCTGGGGGTGACCTCCGCCATTTAATTTGGTAGAAATTGCCTGACTTTCCCTCTGGCCTGCCCTCCAGTgtcccagagccagcttggcgtagtggttaagagtggcagcttccgatttggagagccaggtttccttctccacacacacccagctgggtgaccatggattagtcacagtcctattagagcagtttctcccagagttctctcacagggtgtctgttttggggagcggaaagggaaggcgataggaagccgctttgagactcttttgggtagagaaaagcagcatataaggaccaactctttttcttcactctcagcctcccctccctcacagggtgtctgttgtggggaggggaaagaaggtgactggaagctgctttgagactccttctgggagagaaaagtggcacataagaaccaactcttctcctcctcctcctcccttgttTACTGGACTTTGTCCCTAGAAGAGCGCGGGGAGGAGCAGGCTGAGCGCTACGGCGggacccccctcccgcccccgcccccgcccccgcccccgcccccgcggcCCCTCCAGAGGCTCCCGGCGGGCCCACCTCTCTCCCTCGCGCCGCGACTGGCTGGCCGGGGGGCCGCCCCCTCCCGCTCTCGCTGCTCCTGCTCCGGCCTGGACGCCACTCGGCCATGGGGACCGCTGACGCGCGCGCCCTCCTGCACCGCCTCTTCCACCCGCAAGCCCCGTTCGGGGACTCCGCCGCGGAGGACGACGAAGAGGCCGGTGgagggctgccgccgccgccgccgcccgaggaAGGTGAGTCGTGCGGGCTCGGCGGCGCAAATTGCGGCCGCCGTGCTCCGGAGGCAGCCGCCGGCCGGGCCCAAGGGCTTGCCCCGAGGGAGGCTGCCGTGCACGGTCGGGGGGCGCGTCGTGAGCCTCGCCTGCGGCTGCAGCGACCCCTCCAGGGTTGGCGCCCTTTCCTGGCGCTCCTGCTCCAGCTCCCTCCGCCACCACTGGGCTCTCTTCTCGTGCCGGCAGAAGCCTTTGCGCCTGAGCTGCTGGAGGCGGCCACCGagctggagatgcaggggatcGCGGCGGCGGAGGCCGGAGACCTCGCCAAGGCGCTGGAGAGCTTGGGCCGAGCCATTGAGCTGCTCCCAGCGCGAGCCTCCGCCTACAACAACCGAGGCCAGGCCCTTCGCCTCCGGGGGGACGTCGCTGGTGAGTGAGCCAGCCTGCGTGGCAACCCTCAAGATCCCAGACCTTCGAGCCAGCTGGACGGCCGCCTGGCTCTCCCTGCGCCCGCGGCACCTCCCAGACGCGCAACgtttggggcgggggaggagctTCCGGAGGGCGGGGCTCAGCTCTTCAGATGCACAGGAATGGtcgacaccccccaccccccacccgaatGGGAGCCCATTCTCCCCCTCAAGGCCGGCCCCGCCCTGTGCccgcctctccttccttcccgcaGGAGCCCTGGAAGACCTGGCCACGGCTTTGGAGCTCAGCAAGGGGGCTGGCCGGGTGGCGCGACAGGCCTTTGTGCAGCGGGGGCTCATCCGCCGGCTCCAGGGGCAAGAGGAGGCCGCCCGGGAGGACTTCCTGCGGGCGGCGCAGTTGGGGAGCCCCTTTGCGCGCCAGCAGCTGGTGCGAATGAACCCCTACGCAGCCCTCTGCAACCAGATGCTGGCGGCCGCCATGAAGAAGCTGCAGGGCGCCGGAGGGCGCCGCGACGAGACCTGCCCGGGGGGAGCCACCGCCCAGGCGCCCGCGCAGGAACCGTCCCGGGCTGATCCCAGCGGAGCGGCCGTGGCCCCTCGGCCAAGCGGGCGGGGGGAACGGGGTCATCATTAAAGCCGTCTTCGGGGTAGCCCGGTGTGTGTGTTGTGCCTTCTTCCGCGGGGCCTCCGCCGCAGCTCCGTGCTGCTTCCCCGCCCCTCCGGTACCCTCGCCGACCCCCAGGCGAACTGCAGTCGATCGGCCTCCTTCCCACACAACCCCGCGGGGTCCAGCTCCGTCGGGGGAGGGGGATCGACCTTCCCTCTGTTCGGCCGGCGGGGGCGCTCTTGCGGAGGCTGCGTTTGGTCCTTGGTCGGAGGGCGGCCAGGCTAGGGGCGAGCCCCCGCTTAGGAGAGGCTGAACGGGGCACCGTCCTTGCTGCTGTCGCCTCCCCTGGGCCAAAGCGACCGGCATCCCCCCGCCAGAACCCGCGCTGGCCCCGGGGCTGCCGTCCGAGCCTCTCGCCGGgacgggggggaaggaggtggcggCTGGCCCTGCCTAGAGGAGAGCATCGCGCGGCTTGTGCcctcccggcggcggcggcggcggacgggagggggcggggctgtgCCAGGGGCTTCGGCCCCGCGAGGCTGCAAGCCCGACAGGGCGCCCCGCAGAAAGCCCCCCGCCGGAGATGCGACGTCTCCGCACTGCGCCGCAGGTGCCCGGGCCGCCGTGACGCCCGGCCGGGCCTGGGATTGGAAGCCGCGCTCGTCTCCCCGGCGGTTGCCGCTGCCCTGCCTCTCGCCGCCCTTcctcacacacccccccccccccggcatgacgccgctgctgctgctgctgctgctctccccGCTAGGTAGGCCGGGCGGCGGGCGCGGGCGACTGGCGCAGTTCCGCCCGGCCGGCAGCCGCTCAGCGGGCTCCGCTCCGCTCCCGTTCCGCACAGGCGCGCCAGAGCCAGAGGCCGAGAGCGGCGCTTCCTCGTGCCTGGCCGCCGCGCCCAGCCTGGCTTGGTACCTCGACGGAGACACCGACGGTTCCGGCACGCCTGAGCCTGCCACCGAGGGCGCCTTCCAGGAGGCCGGAAGCAGCGGCGTCACCTTCGTGGTGCGGCCGCGCCACCTGGACCGCCTCCTCAACTGTTCCACCGTCGATCCAGCCAGCGGCCATGTGTCCAGGACCTCCGTGGCCCTCCACGTGCAGTGTGAGTGGACCGGGCGGTTGGTGGGCAGGTGGGCTGCCGGCCCTGGCTCACCCTGGCCCACCGCCTCCTGTCTTTGCCTTACAGTTCAGCCTGAGCTGGTGCAGGTGGAGGCCCACTCTGACCACAGCCAGCCACCCAGCCTTCTGCTGGTCCTCTTTGTTCTGGTCCAAGCCCAGCCCCCGGCCAGCA
It includes:
- the TTC36 gene encoding tetratricopeptide repeat protein 36 isoform X1; the protein is MGTADARALLHRLFHPQAPFGDSAAEDDEEAGGGLPPPPPPEEEAFAPELLEAATELEMQGIAAAEAGDLAKALESLGRAIELLPARASAYNNRGQALRLRGDVAGALEDLATALELSKGAGRVARQAFVQRGLIRRLQGQEEAAREDFLRAAQLGSPFARQQLVRMNPYAALCNQMLAAAMKKLQGAGGRRDETCPGGATAQAPAQEPSRADPSGAAVAPRPSGRGERGHH
- the TTC36 gene encoding tetratricopeptide repeat protein 36 isoform X2; protein product: MGTADARALLHRLFHPQAPFGDSAAEDDEEAGGGLPPPPPPEEAFAPELLEAATELEMQGIAAAEAGDLAKALESLGRAIELLPARASAYNNRGQALRLRGDVAGALEDLATALELSKGAGRVARQAFVQRGLIRRLQGQEEAAREDFLRAAQLGSPFARQQLVRMNPYAALCNQMLAAAMKKLQGAGGRRDETCPGGATAQAPAQEPSRADPSGAAVAPRPSGRGERGHH
- the TMEM25 gene encoding transmembrane protein 25 isoform X5, producing MTPLLLLLLLSPLGRPGGGRGRLAQFRPAGSRSAGSAPLPFRTGAPEPEAESGASSCLAAAPSLAWYLDGDTDGSGTPEPATEGAFQEAGSSGVTFVVRPRHLDRLLNCSTVDPASGHVSRTSVALHVQCEWTGRLVGRWAAGPGSPWPTASCLCLTVQPELVQVEAHSDHSQPPSLLLVLFVLVQAQPPASITWVDLDGRLMINTSHFLIVDTKTYPWMANHTLEVQLRSWTHNQAGILNTSILLPGLTLPIQLSPSQPSWAPYFRGCKRIPPRKNKNSQNTTYCFPLYS
- the TMEM25 gene encoding transmembrane protein 25 isoform X4, producing MTPLLLLLLLSPLGRPGGGRGRLAQFRPAGSRSAGSAPLPFRTGAPEPEAESGASSCLAAAPSLAWYLDGDTDGSGTPEPATEGAFQEAGSSGVTFVVRPRHLDRLLNCSTVDPASGHVSRTSVALHVQCEWTGRLVGRWAAGPGSPWPTASCLCLTVQPELVQVEAHSDHSQPPSLLLVLFVLVQAQPPASITWVDLDGRLMINTSHFLIVDTKTYPWMANHTLEVQLRSWTHNQAGILNTSILLPGFLDTHVELPLLALVVSAAVSLGLLTGLAALSSYVGYQKGKKAAGLTLPIQLSPSQPSWAPYFRGCKRIPPRKNKNSQNTTYCFPLYS
- the TMEM25 gene encoding transmembrane protein 25 isoform X3, coding for MTPLLLLLLLSPLGRPGGGRGRLAQFRPAGSRSAGSAPLPFRTGAPEPEAESGASSCLAAAPSLAWYLDGDTDGSGTPEPATEGAFQEAGSSGVTFVVRPRHLDRLLNCSTVDPASGHVSRTSVALHVQCEWTGRLVGRWAAGPGSPWPTASCLCLTVQPELVQVEAHSDHSQPPSLLLVLFVLVQAQPPASITWVDLDGRLMINTSHFLIVDTKTYPWMANHTLEVQLRSWTHNQAGILNTSILLPGLTLPIQLSPSDLDILKLPGPRLLRANMSLPSNLQLNDFSLEPRVIGAEGVQDEEGPLSEPENSLVLANRGLSHFPMVGYIYRASSSGTSEEIWL